The Salvia miltiorrhiza cultivar Shanhuang (shh) chromosome 1, IMPLAD_Smil_shh, whole genome shotgun sequence genome has a window encoding:
- the LOC131006451 gene encoding probable magnesium transporter NIPA6 yields the protein MFKDNLIGFGLAVGSSAFIGSSFIIKKKGLLRAGALGSRAGSGGYGYLLEPLWWIGMFTMVIGEFANFVAYMYAPAVLVTPLGALSIIVSAVLAHFLLKETLRKLGILGCVLCIVGSTVIVLHAPGEHAISSVEEIWELAVQPAFLLYVASAVAVVLALVLYCEPRYGQTNIMIYIGVCSVIGSLTVMSVKALGIAIKLTLEGSSQVAHFKSWVFAMVAATCVITQLNYLNKALDTFNTAVVSPIYYAMFTSLTIAASAIMFKDWSGQSASSIVSVLCGFITVLSGTMVLHNTRDPMKQLTRDYSVLSPQISWVVHANGEIWKQKDSDGLQNEYVAIIHQDHFKQYENPD from the exons ATGTTTAAGGATAATCTAATTGGGTTTGGATTAGCTGTGGGATCGAGCGCGTTTATTGGATCCAGCTTCATCATCAAGAAGAAGGGTTTACTGAGAGCTGGCGCGTTGGGCTCTCGAGCTG GCTCTGGAGGATATGGATACTTGCTCGAACCACTTTGGTGGATTGGAATGTTTACGA TGGTCATTGGGGAGTTTGCCAATTTTGTTGCTTATATGTATGCCCCCGCTGTCCTTGTTACACCACTTGGAGCATTAAGTATAATCGTCAG TGCTGTTTTAGCTCATTTCTTACTGAAAGAGACCTTGAGGAAGTTAGGAATCTTGGGATGCGTTTTATGTATAGTAGGTTCTACAGTTATTGTGCTTCATGCACCTGGTGAACATGCTATCAGCTCAGTCGAAGAAATCTGGGAATTGGCAGTACAGCCAG CTTTTCTTTTGTACGTGGCTTCAGCAGTAGCTGTGGTGTTGGCACTTGTGTTGTATTGCGAACCACGCTATGGACAGACAAACATCATGATTTACATCGGAGTTTGTTCTGTAATTGGATCCTTAACT GTCATGAGTGTTAAAGCACTAGGCATCGCTATAAAGCTCACATTGGAGGGCAGTAGCCAGGTAGCCCACTTCAAGTCCTGGGTATTTGCCATGGTGGCAGCTACATGCGTTATTACTCAATTGAACTACTTAAACAAG GCTCTGGACACATTTAACACTGCTGTCGTATCTCCAATTTATTATGCCATGTTCACATCACTTACGATTGCTGCCAGTGCCATCATGTTCAAG GATTGGTCCGGTCAGAGTGCTAGTAGCATCGTCTCCGTTCTCTGTGGATTTATCACAGTGCTTTCGGGTACCATGGTTTTGCACAATACAAGAGATCCGATGAAACAGCTAACTAGAG ATTATTCCGTGCTTTCTCCACAAATATCTTGGGTAGTCCACGCGAATGGCGAGATATGGAAACAGAAAGACAGTGACGGCCTGCAAAATGAATACGTTGCAATCATCCATCAAGACCATTTCAA ACAATATGAGAATCCAGACTGA
- the LOC131014254 gene encoding uncharacterized protein LOC131014254 has translation MTMSETQQGSSDVSRGMASKPEKTRRSWTSREEEMLLASLKELVAQGWKADNGFRAGYLLKLEEAMRKEFIGTDIKGMPHINSKISAWKKSYNSLLTALDVSGVGFNAKGTFMLDCDNDQWEQILKNDRNASKMRFKSWPMLEGWKEVFGKDRANGTGAEDIMEAMHTMYQADNLAKGGDHLGQQGGDGFNHDVPEEETASVDGEDSVCFDAKKSASAKKTGKKCKASAGDEMNGVYAWLGEISRDTKERLENLSTRIGYEFDLGQARQHVYEQLGKIPGLDMNEKFDVCENLADKVQRLEIFLGLPDDAKIHYVARLLATHRNQPHFP, from the exons ATGACCATGAGTGAGACGCAGCAAG GCAGTAGCGATGTTTCTCGTGGGATGGCATCTAAGCCGGAGAAGACTCGCCGAAGCTGGACGAGTAGGGAGGAGGAGATGTTGTTGGCGTCACTGAAGGAACTAGTTGCTCAAGGATGGAAGGCTGACAATGGGTTTCGGGCGGGCTACCTTCTAAAGCTGGAGGAGGCGATGCGCAAGGAATTTATCGGGACTGACATCAAAGGAATGCCACATATCAATTCCAAAATAAGCGCGTGGAAAAAGAGCTATAACTCCCTGTTGACTGCCCTTGATGTTAGTGGTGTTGGGTTCAATGCGAAGGGGACCTTCATGCTAGATTGCGACAATGATCAGTGGGAGCAGATTTTAAAG AATGATCGGAATGCAAGTAAGATGCGCTTCAAGAGCTGGCCAATGCTTGAGGGATGGAAAGAAGTTTTTGGTAAAGATCGTGCAAATGGGACTGGAGCAGAGGATATTATGGAGGCAATGCATACCATGTATCAAGCTGATAATCTGGCCAAGGGAGGTGATCATCTTGGGCAGCAAGGTGGAGATGGCTTTAACCATGATGTCCCCGAAGAGGAAACAGCCAGTGTTGATGGCGAAGATAGTGTTTGCTTTGATGCCAAGAAGTCTGCATCGGCTAAAAAAACTGGAAAAAAATGTAAGGCATCCGCAGGCGACGAAATGAATGGGGTGTACGCCTGGCTCGGAGAGATTAGTCGTGATACGAAGGAGCGGCTGGAGAACCTGTCAACCCGCATTGGCTATGAGTTCGATCTCGGTCAGGCAAGGCAGCACGTGTACGAGCAGCTTGGTAAGATCCCCGGACTGGATATGAATGAGAAATTTGATGTTTGTGAAAACTTGGCGGACAAGGTGCAGCGCCTTGAGATCTTCCTCGGGCTGCCTGACGATGCAAAGATTCATTACGTGGCTCGACTTCTCGCCACTCATCGCAATCAGCCCCACTTCCCATGA